In the genome of Aedes aegypti strain LVP_AGWG chromosome 2, AaegL5.0 Primary Assembly, whole genome shotgun sequence, the window AGGTATTGCGGACATGATCTAgatcagtgtttcccaaactttttcaactttcgcccccctgAGGCCATTATtaatctggaatcgcccccctgatatgcgattcaaatattttaataagttcAAAAAATGCTTTCGACTAGCATATCCAAagaatcataatacaataactattatgtacatttaaaaatatttgcctAAATATCTGTGACCTGGGCTGTAAATTATAATatcgattttaaaaatatgttacgTACATTGCAGGCCACTGATTTAGTCAGTAAAAGTTAGGTCCAGTTTCAACATAAcaaatgtaatgtaatgtatGTATTCATAGGTGTTCGTTTTTGAAAGATCTCACCCCGTGAATTGTGATGTATCTgctatttctaaaattactggaacaattttcagaaatcgtGAGTAATAAATGCCTGACGTTTCTAACGCTTTTctttatccaatccaaaattccagaaaattttatgaaaatccagaatgtttttcaacttatttttcaattcaatttatcaaaagggtgtttttctaacaccaagaaaaaCTCGAATTTTTCGGACGTTCTGTAGGTACGTACAAATACAACGCATatctgaaatttcttcatatCTATTTaataataaagttttttttttgtttttggcaTCGCTGGAACGCGATTTTTGTAggctaaattttccaaaatttgtttgacaaatGATTTAAAACATCACAAATGGTACTGTagatttattttgtaaaaatctggatgcaACCAATATTAACTTCCAAACCTTAAAGTTCACATACAAAAAAACATCCTTATATACATATATTGGCCATCTGCAAAATCTCGTGAAAATCTCAAAAGctgaccattcttaaaactcatATGATATTTAGAAAGCTCAATGCATAAcacaaatattttgtgtttgacaAACATGTAATGTTGtctataataattttaaaatgaccatGATTAGAGATATAACGATCTTAGGTAAAATAGTCCTGGAAATatttaagtttggaattgattaaccttcagatgtgtgtcctccaaaggttacgagtaattgttttcaaatgctcccATGTTAGCTTTTTCGCCTCCTTTCttgatttttcgccccccaaattctgttttacaaattttcgcccccttgtgcctgaaaatcgcccccaggggggcgaattcgcccactttgggaatcactgatctAGATGAAACCTAAAAAAAGGGAATGATTATTGAGCGATAAAAGATTTATTCATGCTAATTGGAATTAGATTTTAGTTTGAGTGACAGAGAAGCAATGGAAATTATTTCAGTGAGTGATGGGTTACTAAGGATTTATTTTCGAGTTTCAGTTTAGTGGTGGTGGTcagattctttcaaatattttatagcatggctagcgtaaaaagctggatatcttgatgttaaaacattcaaaaagatttaaaatgtaaaggttttcgaaatttcacatatggccaaatagggaacctctatggccataactggtacactttccctatctaAGCTTAAACTTCCAAATAGTCCTTAAAGTCAAAGGCATCTCCAAATTGTTTTCTTGGATGTGAATCCTCTGTTTCAAAACATCCACGGATCAACGCTCTTCCCGCTGAAAACAAATCTACATGCTCTGAAATTTTTGATATCGACAGGAATATGCTTTATAATTTGGTTTTCCGTATTGAACGTAAcacattcaaaaaataaattactcTCCTGCTCAAGCTATTatgacaacaattaactgacaaatgatcaaatttttcatggcattctatatcatttgaattattgaagaaatacaTACACATACCCAGTTTCAATCTAAACTTTCATCTACAATATTCGATATTAACTCAAGGAGCTGCTCTAAAACTGAacttcatggctactatgatggtTTATTTAACAGTTTGGTCCATGACTCGTTATTTCTAAAAGtcgatcgtcccttcagatcgactcatggaaatttaACTGTTTTGGAGTAATgtaatcattttaaaaaatggaaatatcttaaaaacaccaaaatatacctctctggaatttcgacatccgtttcatctagtattgttctatgttgcctgaaaatttgagcttgcgattttttgcgcttttagaGATACTAAGATTCAAAAATTGCTCCATTCTGATATTGACGTGAGTGTACCAGAGCaaccaaatcatttcaaattagaAACAAAAGGTTGATAGTTGCTCTAATCGACTACATATATACCGATATTGACTTGAATGACGTTTTAGCGTTGGCACAGTCAGAATGTCCAATTAATAAGCTAGTGCGTTGGTCCAAATAATCTTCATTTCAATTGTTTCTTTTTAGACATAAATGTTTGAtgcgttcgcaagaatagatcgatatgaacaaaattgaTCTTAAATAAAAGCTTGATAGTATATTTGTCTAATCCATgctgcaaattttaaaatttgtatcataCTCTATGCTACGGtagtgtttgtttgttttgaaatcttaaaaaactTATGCATGAACATAACTCAATTTATGCAATAGCCCtaatttttataatattattattataaaaaacaccattcatgcattgaaaaatataaaaaaaacgaaCTTTTTACTGAGAGGATCAATCCGATCAGTGTTACTCCGTTTTAATATATTTCAAAGTAAGCGAACATACTCAAGGGACACTAAGTTCCATTGTACaaatgatcaatatcgtttGGCTATAATGTAAACTAATTTAGAGTATTTGACCGTTATTTTGAGAGATTACAAGTATGGAATTTAGAAATATTGTATATGTATTTTCTCTTTTCGAATCATCAAGCAGATTTGCAACCAATATAGCAGTTTTTATTCCAGgaaaaatatcattttcaaTTCTAGACTGATTTAAACATATATAAGCACAGCAAGACGTTTTTCTAATGTgaaactaccgttttgacttGAGTCCCGTAAAAATTTCCTACGAAATTAAAAACATGtttcaatgaaacatttcagcaAAATCTCCATATGAAATCGAGTGTCCAAAATATAagtctgtttggaatttgagacaaaacggtaatccGTATGTGTTTCTACATTTTGAAGTGAATAAAAATAGTTCGGTTCGGGTCATTCCGTAGAAACACCTCGTTGTAATTTGTTGTTGCTGTATCAAATTCATGAAACTCATTTgcgataattttaaaatatctctGATAAACTTCTAACCCACTAAAGATATAAGCGCACTGTTTGGAATGCCTACAGATGGCTCAGTGGGCGTAAAATGATAGCCATCCTTATCAGCTCCATAGCTGCCGTATTGGGTTTCTCCATCGGGGCCAATGTAGCTGAACTTGCTACTTTCATATATTGCGTCCCATCGGCATCCGTTATCAGCTTTCCTTCCTCTCGTCTCGTCTGGCCATCACTTGTTTCATAccttaaaatgaattaaaaattataatttttctcTGCACCGAAACATATATCACATCTCTCACTCAAATCTGTAGCCATCATTAGTAGTAATATACTCCTGGTGAATAATGGTTGCCGAGGAACTGTCCGCAATGGGTGCGGCATTCAAACTCGCAACCGCAATTACAATCAGAAAAACCTAAAAATATATCAGAACTTCAAACTTTTTAATGATTCAAGCAAAATAAAACAACTTCACTCACCTGCTTCAAAGACATCTTCCGTAAAAATGACCTAACCAGTTGCAGGAGCAGTGCCAAAATAAACCTGCCCA includes:
- the LOC110675468 gene encoding uncharacterized protein LOC110675468; translated protein: MSLKQVFLIVIAVASLNAAPIADSSSATIIHQEYITTNDGYRFEYETSDGQTRREEGKLITDADGTQYMKVASSATLAPMEKPNTAAMELIRMAIILRPLSHL